From the Fibrobacter sp. UBA4297 genome, one window contains:
- a CDS encoding LamG-like jellyroll fold domain-containing protein — protein MKLKKFASVAALASFGVLAGCSESDSSSPIASDVEGTVNVGGGVVASNTSFNAAKVKLSRCTHSVVDQWEMDTTATAQEPVSASVESVLKEGENFAIEADVAVESSDVYTIASAGIGSNGSAWKLQVENGEVVLKWRENQEGDWNVLKAEKGIHLGEWNDVRLEHVDSLSVLIVNGEIVGAYQHNVHLGNSEGNLTIGSDTTEDEVGKGRIAVIRVEHTYDIYVVPVESSSSEVVPDETNTTLGGRDWIAAWEFNDASNVGRDFSGNGHTAVIGEGAVTVADGAAKFDGKSGFSVPLTPDFKINDFVIESRFKPASSSRFNNILVSEPPGRYGDGWIFRLGYGKLYFNIRDEANGTGWSEFEIASVPMNEWTVARVERLGDEVSFFINDTLMKTVKFKGDVSDLTYNWGLGYDAMNQAVHQRYFDGEIDYIRFGENLESVPVEVVPVVDTTKADTVKKDVEEMKPEEQNPVEEKPVEDVVDTAAVVEKPVSEVEGDWIAAWEFNDAENVGRDFTGNGHTAKIGEGAVVALDGIAGFNGKSGFSVALANDININEFVVEARVKPTQFGTMQNIIVAEPPGRGVDGWQLRIDEGVLRVHLRDTDKDYDDWNIFPGKKMALGEWSTVRVERSNDSLKVFQDGVLTVSVAYKGDLTQMRYDWGIGYDAMNQAFHNRYFIGEMDYIRFGKFEGFSDINDASLTEVKPLVAWEFNEPTFVGLDAMSNNSTKFHVGAPVVKDTTLKLDGKSGLQVSLSPTFARNTFAVEARVKPTKFGGMQNIIVAEPPGYRGDGWIIRLDDGVLDAYFRDENTDGSTWNSLYGKKLALDEWTTIRVERSADSIKVFQNGEVTAKAATKGDVSQLGYNIGIGYDAMNQAIHDRFFVGEIDYIRFYEQ, from the coding sequence ATGAAACTTAAGAAATTTGCTTCAGTTGCCGCGTTAGCCTCGTTTGGAGTGTTGGCGGGGTGCTCGGAATCGGATTCTTCATCGCCCATTGCAAGTGATGTTGAAGGCACTGTTAATGTGGGTGGCGGAGTCGTCGCTTCGAATACGAGCTTCAATGCTGCAAAAGTGAAGCTTTCCCGCTGCACCCACTCTGTCGTGGATCAGTGGGAAATGGATACCACGGCAACTGCACAGGAACCGGTTTCGGCTTCTGTGGAGTCTGTTTTAAAGGAAGGGGAAAACTTCGCCATTGAGGCTGACGTCGCAGTGGAATCGTCTGATGTCTATACCATTGCGTCTGCGGGTATCGGTAGCAATGGCTCGGCATGGAAGCTGCAGGTCGAAAATGGCGAAGTTGTTTTAAAGTGGCGTGAAAATCAAGAAGGAGATTGGAACGTCCTTAAGGCCGAAAAAGGTATCCATTTAGGGGAATGGAACGATGTTCGACTGGAACATGTGGACTCTTTGAGCGTGCTTATTGTGAATGGCGAAATTGTCGGCGCCTATCAGCATAATGTTCATTTGGGAAATTCTGAGGGGAATTTGACCATTGGTTCCGATACGACAGAAGATGAAGTTGGCAAAGGCCGTATTGCAGTCATCCGCGTTGAACACACCTATGATATTTATGTTGTTCCTGTTGAATCTTCTAGCAGCGAAGTTGTTCCTGATGAGACGAACACGACGCTCGGTGGCCGCGACTGGATTGCCGCTTGGGAATTCAATGATGCTTCTAATGTCGGTCGCGATTTCTCTGGAAACGGCCATACGGCTGTTATTGGCGAAGGCGCTGTTACCGTCGCCGATGGTGCTGCCAAATTCGATGGCAAGTCTGGCTTTAGCGTGCCGTTGACTCCGGACTTCAAGATTAACGATTTCGTCATCGAATCTCGCTTTAAACCGGCTAGCTCTTCGCGCTTCAATAACATCTTGGTTTCTGAACCTCCTGGACGTTATGGCGATGGCTGGATCTTCCGCCTCGGCTACGGAAAGCTGTATTTCAATATCCGTGACGAAGCCAATGGAACGGGTTGGTCTGAATTCGAAATCGCCTCTGTTCCGATGAACGAATGGACGGTTGCCCGTGTTGAACGCCTCGGTGACGAAGTCAGCTTCTTTATCAATGACACTTTGATGAAAACTGTTAAGTTCAAGGGCGATGTAAGCGACTTGACTTATAACTGGGGCCTTGGCTATGATGCTATGAACCAGGCTGTTCATCAGCGTTACTTTGATGGCGAAATTGACTACATCCGCTTTGGCGAAAATCTTGAAAGTGTTCCTGTTGAAGTTGTTCCTGTGGTCGATACGACGAAGGCCGACACTGTAAAGAAGGATGTTGAAGAGATGAAGCCGGAAGAACAGAATCCGGTCGAAGAAAAGCCTGTCGAAGATGTTGTTGATACGGCTGCAGTTGTCGAAAAGCCTGTTTCTGAAGTCGAAGGCGACTGGATTGCGGCTTGGGAATTCAATGATGCCGAAAATGTCGGTCGTGATTTCACAGGAAATGGTCACACGGCAAAGATTGGTGAAGGTGCGGTTGTCGCTCTTGACGGTATCGCTGGTTTCAATGGCAAGTCTGGATTCTCTGTGGCTCTTGCAAATGATATCAACATCAACGAATTTGTGGTTGAAGCCCGTGTAAAGCCGACGCAGTTTGGCACGATGCAGAACATCATCGTTGCTGAACCTCCTGGAAGAGGCGTTGATGGCTGGCAGCTCCGCATTGACGAAGGTGTTTTGAGAGTCCACTTGCGTGATACCGATAAGGATTACGATGACTGGAACATTTTCCCGGGCAAGAAGATGGCTCTCGGTGAATGGAGCACGGTCCGTGTTGAACGCAGCAATGATTCTCTCAAGGTCTTCCAGGATGGCGTACTGACGGTTTCTGTTGCCTATAAGGGTGACTTGACCCAGATGCGTTATGATTGGGGTATTGGCTACGATGCCATGAACCAGGCTTTCCACAACCGCTACTTCATTGGTGAAATGGATTATATCCGCTTTGGCAAGTTTGAAGGTTTCTCCGATATTAATGATGCCTCCTTGACCGAAGTGAAGCCGCTCGTCGCTTGGGAATTTAACGAACCGACCTTTGTGGGACTTGATGCTATGTCTAACAATTCTACGAAGTTCCACGTCGGGGCCCCGGTTGTTAAAGATACGACACTCAAGCTCGATGGCAAATCTGGCTTGCAGGTTTCTCTTTCTCCGACTTTCGCTCGCAATACCTTTGCCGTTGAAGCCCGTGTAAAGCCGACAAAGTTTGGCGGAATGCAGAACATCATCGTGGCAGAACCTCCTGGATACCGCGGCGATGGCTGGATTATCCGCCTCGATGATGGTGTACTCGATGCTTATTTCCGCGATGAAAATACGGATGGCTCTACTTGGAATTCTCTTTATGGAAAGAAGCTTGCTCTTGATGAATGGACTACGATTCGCGTAGAACGCAGCGCTGATTCCATCAAGGTGTTCCAAAATGGCGAAGTAACTGCCAAGGCTGCAACAAAGGGCGATGTCTCTCAGCTGGGCTACAACATCGGTATTGGTTATGATGCCATGAATCAGGCTATTCACGATCGTTTCTTTGTCGGTGAAATCGATTACATCCGTTTCTACGAACAGTAA
- a CDS encoding glycosyltransferase family 2 protein, with product MLIDVGIINYNSGSELTECVKSLKAQSRPIRVFVFDNASTDNSIELLRDSGLDCSITESPDNLGYAGACNGLLAQMDSEIQVLCNMDLEFDPAWAENLLECFERHPEAGAVASLVMEKSGFVNAVGVQLGADLFAKNEGSGKNVADADIREKDVFGCYGAVMSFRKAAAQAAGKMDDSFFLFFEETEWFFRFNLAGFKTVFCPAARVYHERSLTTVRYSPKKLFYSERNRLRSAIRLLPLRSILMLPVRGFVRYLNMAKGGVPGQSGDGKKLSKVAICKALAQAWLQALLAFPKEWAVRKQYERKYGNVTGKVREILAKYPLQNM from the coding sequence ATGCTAATAGACGTTGGAATTATCAATTACAATAGTGGATCGGAACTTACGGAATGTGTCAAGAGCTTGAAAGCGCAATCAAGACCGATTCGGGTTTTTGTTTTTGATAACGCTTCGACCGATAATTCAATTGAACTTTTGAGGGACTCGGGACTAGATTGTTCCATTACCGAGAGCCCCGACAATTTGGGTTATGCGGGCGCCTGTAATGGGCTTTTGGCGCAGATGGATTCCGAGATTCAGGTGCTTTGCAACATGGATCTGGAATTCGACCCAGCTTGGGCGGAAAACTTGCTTGAGTGCTTTGAACGCCACCCGGAGGCGGGGGCTGTGGCAAGCCTTGTGATGGAAAAGAGCGGATTTGTGAATGCTGTGGGCGTGCAGCTTGGGGCGGACCTTTTTGCAAAAAATGAAGGTAGCGGCAAGAACGTCGCTGATGCGGATATCCGCGAGAAGGACGTCTTTGGCTGCTATGGTGCCGTGATGAGTTTCCGCAAGGCGGCTGCACAGGCGGCGGGCAAGATGGATGATAGCTTCTTCTTGTTCTTTGAAGAGACGGAATGGTTTTTCAGGTTCAATCTAGCGGGTTTCAAGACCGTCTTTTGCCCTGCTGCGAGGGTCTACCATGAACGCTCCCTGACGACGGTGCGCTATTCCCCGAAAAAATTATTTTATTCCGAACGAAACCGTTTGCGTTCAGCGATTCGCCTATTGCCGTTGAGGAGTATCCTGATGCTCCCGGTACGCGGTTTTGTGCGATACCTGAACATGGCAAAGGGCGGTGTTCCCGGCCAGTCTGGCGATGGGAAAAAGCTCTCGAAAGTCGCTATTTGCAAGGCGCTTGCGCAGGCCTGGCTACAGGCTTTGCTTGCATTCCCGAAGGAATGGGCTGTTCGCAAACAGTACGAACGCAAATATGGGAACGTAACGGGAAAAGTCCGCGAAATTCTCGCCAAGTATCCCTTGCAGAATATGTAG
- a CDS encoding lipid-A-disaccharide synthase, which yields MQNVNEENSPYILFCAGEDSGDMIGAEMVSTAVQQGFKVIGLGGPLMQEKGLQPLWDYNELPVSGVGDVVPKYFSLKNVFEVLSDAAESKKCLGIVAIDYPGFNMKLARLAKKWGKPMLYVAPPQIWAWKSKRASLFKQAHNIRLAVFFDIEAQAYKQMGVETARIKHPIASWVYDQVEPRSDILLLPGSRRDSALRNLPSFVTVAERYRNVWADRNSGPLPDVIVVASREHLEVPLLVALESLYEGRLPSWLKVVVAPKLISERLNFYSSYSAALTSFGTSTLEMACAGIPFAACIVPDFLTYAMGKFMVKSEFLSLPNAIFGCGVTPEFIIRHKLNDRMTDAIVDALFQQDIGTADEIALRLRKALDVGKTSSELVSEFLAQFLKR from the coding sequence GTGCAAAACGTTAACGAAGAAAATTCTCCTTATATCCTCTTCTGTGCAGGGGAGGATTCCGGCGACATGATTGGCGCCGAGATGGTGTCGACGGCTGTACAGCAGGGCTTTAAAGTCATTGGCTTGGGCGGTCCGTTGATGCAGGAGAAAGGGTTACAGCCCTTGTGGGACTATAACGAACTCCCGGTTTCGGGCGTGGGCGATGTGGTGCCGAAGTATTTCTCGTTAAAGAACGTTTTTGAAGTCTTGAGCGATGCCGCTGAATCCAAGAAATGCCTTGGCATTGTGGCGATTGACTACCCTGGTTTTAACATGAAGCTTGCGCGCCTTGCTAAAAAGTGGGGAAAGCCCATGCTTTATGTGGCGCCTCCGCAAATTTGGGCCTGGAAGTCCAAGCGGGCTAGCCTTTTTAAGCAGGCTCACAATATACGCTTGGCGGTGTTCTTCGATATTGAGGCCCAGGCGTATAAGCAGATGGGTGTCGAAACGGCCCGTATCAAGCATCCGATTGCAAGCTGGGTCTATGACCAGGTCGAGCCGCGTTCTGATATTTTGCTTTTGCCGGGAAGCCGCCGTGATAGTGCACTTCGTAACTTGCCTTCGTTTGTGACTGTTGCCGAAAGGTATCGCAATGTGTGGGCGGATCGCAATTCGGGACCACTACCGGACGTAATCGTCGTTGCTTCGCGCGAGCATTTGGAAGTGCCGCTTCTGGTGGCTCTGGAATCGCTTTACGAAGGACGCTTGCCGAGTTGGCTAAAAGTCGTCGTGGCGCCTAAGTTAATCAGCGAACGTTTGAATTTTTATTCAAGCTATTCGGCCGCGCTAACCTCGTTTGGTACAAGTACGCTCGAAATGGCGTGCGCTGGTATTCCGTTTGCGGCCTGCATTGTGCCGGATTTTCTCACGTACGCGATGGGCAAGTTCATGGTCAAGTCCGAATTTCTGTCGCTCCCGAATGCGATTTTTGGTTGCGGCGTGACTCCGGAATTTATCATTCGCCATAAGCTGAACGACCGTATGACCGATGCCATTGTCGATGCTTTGTTCCAGCAAGACATTGGCACTGCAGACGAAATCGCCCTCCGTCTCCGCAAGGCTCTGGATGTCGGTAAGACATCTAGCGAGCTAGTGTCTGAATTTCTTGCTCAGTTCCTCAAGCGTTAA
- a CDS encoding DNA polymerase III subunit alpha: MAFVHLQTHSEFSILQASARLDDILAAAAAENAPAVALTDHGAMFGILEIQTRGKELNKKRKEQGLPPVKTVYGCHIYVDTPSASQKDPTTFERLTLLVENEKGYYNLLRIVSYRYEDGDRWAEIPSVPLETINEFKEGIIAIAGDYFSRYGQNVASGRDSLALEYMDRLNEIFDHDHLYISVCDNGIPQQKHVNEFNVELAKKYGREVVAVGDVHYIKPEDATSHKILRCISLKVTLNGFEDKRFPTEKFYFRTEKEMVDLFGHIPGAIENTVKIAERCNFTVKTGIGDEFWPRFKIPDEFLASEEYQSIKAIMKAEYDAEYPVVRERELKGVIKDRKKKVKANYCAEKGIAEDALTDADNAEIDRLSQPEFFDEDDNKAWNKNIHRWCKPGGDADIYITHLCNERLKWRFPDEDFKFPAHETNVGKRMYKELNCIRNMNVAGYLLIVWDFINWSREHGIPVGPGRGSAAGSLVTYIIGITDIDPLTFDLLFERFLNPERVSMPDIDTDFADRDRGRVIQYVTDKYGKECVGQIITYGMLKSKAVITDVARVLGIPPAEAKAITKLFPQRTLNFSLKQAWTGKDKKGNNLEDGYSPEPLQAMINSRASYQNLWDVAKRLEDLPRQTGVHACGVVITPTPIYNLAPLYRAAPEDTPVVMYDKHYAEDIGLLKMDFLGLINLSIIQDTVRMVEQNRNIKLVMNKIPIDDKATFELLGKGLTTTVFQFESPGMQKYLRELKPTRIFDLIAMNALYRPGPIDQIPHFIARKNGKEEIDCYHPDLEQVLGETYGVIVYQEQVMKLAQILGGYSLGGADNIRRIMAKKMPEKMAKLEPEFFQKCLDKGYDKAMIQKVWDAVLPFCGYAFNKSHAAAYAYVAYQTAYLKTHYGPEYMAASMTSKMGKTEDTVTIILECKRLGIQVLSPNINTSLGVFSANTKGQILYGLAGIRNVGIAVVEDVVAERERRGIYKDIFDFCKRVTEYQAAQPEKRPPLNKKVLECLIMAGALDDLPGSRAVLMATVDRALEVALRSQEDKAKGQVSLFDLGGAAAMPNTAEVLEEAEDWTAMEMLNKERSVLGLFLSGHPLDEFRPELQGFTSCSLSEDEITRYVGDTVVVGGVVIRMRSIETKRGDTIGSGAIQDFQGEIEMFFKKDVWERLRDTVSVDDRVLVKGVLEQQRDRDGYQIIVEEVIQLDRVRCDMVDYIHANFTVGMLTDEFLDKLDVEMKTNLADEYCHGCQMVFHLEADSGFEHVVVLKKCKVVYTQELLQWLKTELGALKVWVSNRAKR; this comes from the coding sequence ATGGCGTTCGTTCATTTACAGACTCATTCTGAATTTTCGATTTTGCAGGCTTCGGCCCGTCTTGATGATATTTTGGCGGCAGCCGCAGCAGAAAACGCACCTGCTGTTGCTTTGACGGACCATGGTGCCATGTTTGGTATTCTTGAAATCCAGACGCGTGGCAAGGAACTGAACAAAAAGCGCAAGGAACAGGGCCTCCCGCCGGTCAAGACTGTTTATGGCTGCCACATTTACGTGGATACGCCGAGTGCAAGCCAGAAGGATCCGACAACATTTGAACGATTGACGCTCCTTGTCGAGAACGAAAAGGGCTATTACAACCTGTTGCGCATTGTGAGTTACCGTTACGAAGACGGGGATCGTTGGGCAGAAATTCCGTCCGTGCCGCTCGAGACGATTAATGAATTTAAGGAAGGCATTATCGCCATTGCGGGCGATTATTTTAGCCGTTACGGCCAGAATGTGGCTTCGGGCAGGGATTCTCTTGCGCTCGAATACATGGACCGCTTAAACGAGATTTTTGACCACGACCACTTGTACATTTCGGTTTGCGATAACGGGATTCCGCAGCAAAAGCACGTGAACGAATTCAACGTGGAACTGGCGAAAAAGTACGGTCGTGAAGTCGTTGCCGTGGGCGATGTCCATTACATTAAGCCCGAAGACGCCACATCGCACAAGATTCTGCGCTGCATCTCGCTTAAGGTCACGCTGAACGGTTTTGAAGACAAGCGCTTCCCGACGGAAAAGTTCTATTTCCGCACCGAGAAAGAGATGGTGGATCTGTTCGGGCATATCCCGGGCGCCATCGAAAATACGGTGAAAATTGCCGAACGCTGTAACTTTACCGTGAAAACCGGTATCGGTGATGAGTTCTGGCCGCGTTTCAAGATTCCTGATGAATTCCTCGCTTCCGAGGAATACCAGAGCATCAAGGCGATTATGAAGGCGGAATACGATGCGGAATATCCGGTCGTCCGCGAACGAGAACTCAAGGGCGTCATCAAGGACCGCAAAAAGAAGGTCAAGGCAAATTACTGTGCCGAAAAAGGCATTGCCGAAGATGCGCTGACCGATGCGGACAATGCAGAAATCGACCGCCTCTCGCAGCCGGAATTCTTTGATGAAGATGACAACAAGGCTTGGAACAAGAACATCCACCGTTGGTGCAAACCCGGGGGTGATGCCGACATCTATATCACGCACCTTTGCAATGAACGCTTGAAGTGGCGATTCCCCGACGAAGATTTTAAGTTCCCGGCTCACGAAACGAACGTGGGCAAGCGCATGTACAAGGAGCTTAACTGTATCCGTAACATGAACGTTGCGGGCTACTTGCTCATTGTGTGGGACTTCATTAACTGGTCCCGTGAACATGGCATTCCCGTGGGCCCGGGGCGTGGTTCTGCTGCTGGATCCTTGGTCACTTACATTATCGGTATTACCGACATTGACCCGCTCACTTTCGACCTCCTTTTTGAACGATTCCTAAACCCGGAACGTGTGTCCATGCCGGATATCGATACGGACTTTGCAGACCGTGACCGCGGCCGCGTGATCCAGTACGTGACGGACAAGTACGGCAAGGAGTGCGTGGGCCAGATTATTACCTACGGTATGCTCAAGTCGAAGGCGGTGATTACGGACGTTGCGCGCGTGCTCGGGATTCCGCCTGCCGAAGCGAAGGCCATTACGAAGCTCTTCCCGCAGCGCACGTTGAACTTTAGCTTAAAGCAGGCCTGGACGGGTAAAGACAAGAAGGGCAACAACCTCGAAGACGGTTACAGCCCGGAACCTTTGCAGGCGATGATCAACAGCCGCGCTAGTTACCAGAACCTTTGGGACGTTGCTAAAAGACTTGAAGATTTGCCGCGCCAGACGGGCGTGCACGCTTGCGGCGTGGTGATTACGCCGACCCCGATTTATAACCTTGCTCCTTTGTACCGTGCTGCCCCGGAAGATACGCCGGTGGTGATGTACGATAAGCACTACGCCGAAGACATCGGACTTTTGAAGATGGACTTCCTTGGGCTTATCAACTTGTCCATCATTCAGGACACGGTGCGAATGGTCGAACAGAACCGCAACATCAAGCTTGTGATGAACAAGATTCCGATTGATGACAAGGCGACGTTCGAACTTTTGGGCAAGGGCCTTACGACGACGGTGTTCCAGTTCGAATCTCCGGGTATGCAGAAGTACCTGCGCGAACTGAAGCCGACCCGAATCTTTGACCTTATCGCTATGAACGCCCTGTACCGACCGGGGCCGATTGACCAGATTCCGCACTTCATTGCCCGTAAGAACGGCAAGGAAGAAATTGACTGCTACCATCCGGACTTGGAACAGGTGCTTGGCGAAACGTACGGCGTTATCGTGTACCAGGAACAGGTGATGAAGCTTGCCCAGATTTTGGGTGGCTACTCGCTGGGTGGCGCTGACAACATCCGCCGTATCATGGCGAAAAAGATGCCGGAAAAGATGGCGAAACTCGAGCCGGAATTCTTCCAGAAGTGCTTGGACAAGGGCTACGACAAGGCGATGATCCAGAAGGTCTGGGACGCCGTGCTCCCGTTCTGCGGATACGCTTTTAACAAGAGCCATGCAGCCGCTTATGCTTACGTGGCTTACCAGACGGCGTACCTCAAGACGCATTACGGCCCAGAATACATGGCGGCCTCCATGACCTCCAAGATGGGTAAGACCGAAGATACGGTGACCATCATTCTGGAATGTAAGCGACTCGGGATTCAGGTGTTATCGCCGAACATCAACACGTCTTTGGGCGTGTTCTCGGCGAACACGAAGGGACAAATTCTTTACGGTCTTGCGGGTATCCGCAACGTGGGTATCGCTGTTGTCGAAGACGTGGTTGCAGAACGCGAACGCCGTGGCATCTACAAGGACATCTTTGATTTTTGCAAGCGCGTGACGGAATACCAGGCGGCGCAGCCAGAAAAACGCCCGCCGCTCAACAAGAAGGTCTTGGAATGCCTAATTATGGCTGGCGCCTTGGACGATTTGCCAGGAAGCCGCGCCGTATTGATGGCTACTGTGGACCGAGCTTTGGAAGTCGCCTTGCGCAGTCAGGAAGACAAGGCCAAGGGCCAGGTCTCGCTGTTTGATCTGGGCGGTGCTGCCGCCATGCCGAATACCGCCGAAGTTCTGGAAGAAGCCGAAGATTGGACCGCGATGGAAATGCTCAACAAGGAGCGCAGCGTGCTCGGGCTTTTCCTCTCGGGGCATCCGCTTGACGAGTTCCGCCCGGAATTACAGGGATTTACGAGCTGCTCGCTCTCGGAAGATGAAATCACCCGCTATGTGGGCGATACGGTCGTCGTGGGCGGTGTCGTTATCCGCATGCGTTCCATTGAAACAAAGCGCGGTGATACGATTGGCTCTGGCGCTATCCAGGATTTCCAGGGTGAAATCGAAATGTTCTTCAAGAAGGACGTCTGGGAACGCTTGCGCGATACGGTTTCTGTCGATGACCGCGTGCTTGTGAAGGGTGTCTTGGAACAGCAGCGCGACCGCGATGGCTACCAGATTATCGTCGAAGAAGTGATTCAGCTTGACCGCGTGCGTTGCGACATGGTGGATTACATCCATGCAAATTTCACTGTCGGCATGCTGACAGATGAATTTTTGGACAAGCTAGATGTCGAAATGAAGACCAATTTGGCCGATGAGTACTGCCATGGGTGCCAAATGGTGTTCCATTTGGAGGCAGATTCCGGATTTGAACATGTCGTTGTCCTAAAAAAATGTAAAGTTGTATATACTCAGGAATTGTTGCAGTGGCTTAAGACAGAATTAGGCGCTCTGAAGGTTTGGGTATCGAATCGTGCAAAACGTTAA
- a CDS encoding lysylphosphatidylglycerol synthase transmembrane domain-containing protein, with protein sequence MASDKTNKKVLIKRIIQLLVSVGGFAYIFHKIPFSEVASNWNADMTPWIIAMLVAATLVMAIQANRWKGLSVQGPEIPFKTYYAYTAMGYFFNNLLPTGFGGDAVKSLAFGKNFNQTSQSVSAVLIARIQGLLAMFLCFFIALPFAMSKVDIPWAYTLVMAVASLACIVFISLCLFSDKIPVPQAIANKLSFIPKIQKSLSIYRKHKKQILLSSLDSLWLQLLTLFIAYAYFRAVDVNIDISILVVFTSITIVVSMLPISLNGIGIREGTQVALFTGILGIPAPVVLSAGLLGYIPLLFQAAQGAVVLLAHKK encoded by the coding sequence ATGGCAAGCGATAAGACAAATAAAAAAGTTTTAATTAAGCGTATCATCCAATTACTCGTAAGTGTGGGCGGTTTCGCCTATATTTTCCATAAAATTCCATTCAGCGAAGTTGCCAGCAATTGGAACGCCGACATGACGCCATGGATTATCGCGATGCTAGTCGCAGCGACTCTCGTCATGGCAATACAGGCAAACCGTTGGAAGGGACTTTCGGTCCAAGGCCCGGAAATCCCGTTCAAGACGTACTACGCCTACACAGCCATGGGTTACTTCTTCAATAACCTATTGCCTACCGGCTTTGGCGGCGATGCCGTCAAGTCGCTCGCCTTCGGGAAAAACTTCAACCAGACCAGCCAATCCGTCTCGGCTGTACTAATCGCCCGCATCCAGGGATTGCTTGCGATGTTCCTCTGCTTTTTTATCGCGCTCCCCTTCGCCATGAGCAAAGTCGATATTCCGTGGGCCTACACTCTAGTCATGGCAGTAGCAAGCCTCGCCTGCATCGTTTTCATTTCGCTCTGCCTTTTTTCAGATAAAATTCCAGTCCCGCAGGCAATAGCAAACAAACTATCATTCATTCCCAAAATTCAAAAAAGCCTTTCCATTTACAGAAAGCACAAGAAACAAATTTTGCTTTCTTCGCTAGATTCCCTCTGGCTACAACTCCTGACCTTGTTCATCGCCTATGCGTATTTCAGGGCCGTCGACGTCAACATTGACATAAGCATCCTCGTGGTTTTCACAAGCATAACCATAGTCGTCTCGATGCTTCCCATTTCATTAAACGGCATCGGCATTCGCGAGGGGACGCAAGTCGCATTATTCACAGGAATTCTAGGAATCCCGGCTCCAGTCGTTTTGTCTGCAGGATTGTTAGGTTATATACCATTACTTTTTCAGGCCGCACAAGGTGCAGTTGTACTTTTGGCCCACAAAAAATAA